Proteins from a single region of Hermetia illucens chromosome 3, iHerIll2.2.curated.20191125, whole genome shotgun sequence:
- the LOC119650683 gene encoding beclin-1-like protein: MVDESINVQFACQRCLQPITMDESFDNISVHAMAELALPIYSNTSNEIDSTATSFDHFVPPFRMLESMNGTAGFMLVSDGRENTTLGTTLRVRAELYDFLSSNSEIDHPLCDECTDSLLELLDRQLKTAEEEWTDYNNYLKKLEMTDDNPNIEVLEKELHDLNEKEKKLIDELSILQINESEVKSAIKLQEEERARLEIQEERYWREYTKHRRELMTTEDDYRSLEFRIAYSQGQLEKLEKVNVFNVTFHIWHAGHFGTINNFRLGRLPSAQVDWSEINAAWGQTALLLSALARKVGLTFKRYRLVPFGNHSYIESLSDNKELPLYGTGGFKFFWDTKFDAAMVAFLDCLTQFKEEIEKGDSGFCLPYKMEKGKIEDSSTGNSYSIKIQFNSEEQWTKALKFMLTNLKWGLAWVSSQFTDEKADLQTVQ; this comes from the exons ATGGTGGACGAAAGTATAAATGTGCAGTTCGCTTGCCAACGatgtttgcagccaattactatgGATGAAAGCTTCGATAACATCAGCGTTCATGCAATGGCGGAATTAGCGC TTCCAATATATTCAAATACATCAAATGAAATCGATTCCACCGCCACAAGTTTCGATCATTTCGTACCACCGTTTCGCATGCTGGAGTCAATGAATGGTACAGCTGGATTCATGCTTGTTTCCGATGGACGAGAAAATACTACGTTAGGAACAACTTTACGCGTGCGCGCTGAACTCTATGATTTTTTATCATCTAATTCCGAAATCGACCATCCCTTATGTGATGAATGTACAGATTCGCTCCTTGAACTATTAGATCGTCAACTAAAAACAGCCGAAGAAGAATGGACGGATTACAACAATTATCTGAAGAAATTAGAAATGACTGATGATAATCCAAACATAGAAGTTTTGGAAAAGGAACTGCACGACTtaaatgaaaaagagaaaaaacttATTGATGAGTTATCCATTCTGCAGATAAACGAATCGGAAGTGAAATCAGCAATAAAGTTACAAGAGGAAGAGCGAGCACGTCTTGAAATTCAAGAAGAACGGTATTGGCGTGAATATACAAAACACAGACGTGAGCTCATGACCACAGAAGATGATTATCGGAGTCTCGAGTTTCGAATTGCATATTCGCAAGGACAGCTAGAGAAGCTAGAAAAAGTGAATGTTTTCAATGTGACGTTTCATATATGGCATGCGGGTCATTTTGGGACAATCAATAACTTTCGATTGGGTCGATTACCCTCCGCGCAAGTGGATTGGTCGGAAATCAATGCAGCATGGGGTCAGACGGCTCTATTGCTTTCAGCACTTGCGCGGAAGGTAGGTTTGACTTTCAAACGCTATCGACTGGTACCTTTCGGCAACCATTCCTATATTGAATCACTGAGCGATAATAAGGAGTTACCTTTATATGGTACGGGTGGATTTAAATTTTTCTGGGATACAAAATTTGATGCTGCAATGGTTGCATTTCTTGATTGCTTAACACAATTTAAAGAGGAAATAGAGAAAGGAGATTCTGGATTTTGTTTACCATataagatggaaaaaggaaaaattgaagACTCATCGACCGGGAATTCGTACTCAATCAA GATACAATTCAATTCCGAAGAGCAGTGGACAAAAGCTTTGAAATTTATGCTAACAAATTTAAAATGGGGCCTCGCTTGGGTGTCGTCACAATTTACGGATGAGAAGGCTGATTTGCAGACTGTGCAGTGA